The nucleotide sequence AAAGGTGTATTTCTTATTAACATATATAATACCGGCGATGAATATAAATTTACTAATAATGAGTGTGCAGAGTTTTTTGTTACGCCGCTTTCAGGTAGTTTTTTGTTAGATAATAATAGTGTGCCGAAAAAAGAGTTAAACACTATATTCTTAAAAAATGCGAATAAGAGTTTGTATATAGAAAGCAATACAGACTTTACTTTGTGTCAATTCGCTGAAAATACGGTCATTCTTATACTGTCCTCAAAAGAATCTATTAATTTTGTACGGAAAATATAAATGAATATAGTTGATAACTGCATCTTGTTGAATTTGCATAAAGATTTTACTAATAATATAACGCATCTCAATCATAAAAGTACCGTACCGTTTGAGGTAAAGCGGATCTATTATCTTTACGGTGTTC is from Treponema denticola and encodes:
- a CDS encoding WxcM-like domain-containing protein, with amino-acid sequence MKEIEVSKITDGRGNLSFFESERAVPFKIKGVFLINIYNTGDEYKFTNNECAEFFVTPLSGSFLLDNNSVPKKELNTIFLKNANKSLYIESNTDFTLCQFAENTVILILSSKESINFVRKI